A single region of the Candidatus Protochlamydia amoebophila UWE25 genome encodes:
- a CDS encoding HD domain-containing protein — MNQFRQIVNLLNEIGMLAQIPRSGFAFLGTGKQSIAEHSYRVSLVAHALAHLMGGPIDRYKLVMMCLLHDLPESRIGDLNYVQKKYVTPNISKALHDLSNESVLGPEIVNWIEEYEKGESLEAQIAHDADQIEFLLVLKREQELGHQKALEWFQRVRQRIKTKVGIKLVETILETSTDQWWIKNPDDPHWIDGGKKPHIHS; from the coding sequence ATGAATCAATTTCGTCAAATTGTCAATTTACTCAATGAAATTGGAATGCTTGCACAAATTCCTCGATCTGGTTTCGCTTTTTTAGGGACGGGGAAACAATCTATTGCTGAACATAGCTATCGAGTCTCTTTAGTTGCTCATGCCCTTGCCCATCTTATGGGCGGCCCCATCGATAGATATAAACTAGTCATGATGTGTTTATTACATGATTTACCAGAATCACGCATTGGCGATCTTAACTACGTTCAAAAAAAATATGTCACCCCCAATATTTCTAAAGCTCTTCACGATTTATCCAATGAATCTGTTTTAGGACCAGAAATAGTCAATTGGATTGAAGAGTATGAAAAAGGGGAATCCTTAGAAGCTCAAATCGCTCATGATGCCGATCAAATTGAGTTTCTTCTAGTCTTAAAAAGAGAACAAGAACTAGGTCATCAAAAAGCTTTAGAATGGTTTCAAAGAGTCAGGCAACGTATTAAAACAAAGGTTGGTATAAAATTGGTTGAAACTATTTTAGAAACATCTACCGATCAGTGGTGGATAAAAAACCCGGATGACCCACATTGGATAGATGGAGGGAAAAAACCACACATACACTCTTAA
- a CDS encoding outer membrane beta-barrel protein, which produces MKILSYFRFLSFCLLSFFSSYLAAEIHGKIDIGPTFVSVDILESGKTEDTIRFGAVKGDLTLLVWKGLAFKSGFMIGEGKKHAQFTSGYIGLGQYIPVTDKFMILPSIGVTFSYLKTHVDFEHFQLFDLKERFRSSSPYVGIDFSYKLTDKLTVVGICQYAWCHTHTKIKPIVSSKSHSNGPNYSLGLDYSFNANWTLTAGVGYNITLSREKHGLRGKGAKIGMAYYF; this is translated from the coding sequence ATGAAGATTCTTTCTTATTTTCGCTTTTTAAGCTTTTGCCTCTTGAGTTTTTTTAGTTCTTATCTCGCAGCAGAAATTCATGGAAAGATAGATATCGGGCCAACTTTTGTTTCAGTTGATATTCTCGAATCTGGGAAAACAGAAGACACGATTCGATTTGGAGCTGTCAAAGGGGATCTTACGCTATTAGTTTGGAAAGGTTTAGCGTTTAAAAGCGGCTTTATGATTGGGGAAGGTAAAAAGCATGCACAATTTACGTCTGGATACATTGGATTGGGTCAATACATTCCTGTGACTGATAAATTTATGATTCTCCCTTCTATTGGAGTTACTTTTAGTTATTTAAAAACACATGTAGATTTTGAACATTTTCAGCTATTTGATTTAAAAGAAAGATTTCGCTCTTCCAGTCCCTATGTGGGAATAGATTTTTCTTATAAATTGACCGATAAGCTGACTGTGGTAGGGATTTGCCAATATGCTTGGTGTCATACGCACACCAAAATCAAACCTATTGTTTCTAGTAAAAGTCATTCCAATGGTCCCAATTACTCCTTAGGTCTAGATTATAGCTTTAACGCTAATTGGACTTTAACAGCTGGGGTGGGATATAATATTACCCTTTCTCGGGAAAAACACGGTTTGCGTGGAAAAGGAGCTAAAATTGGCATGGCTTATTACTTCTAA
- a CDS encoding cbb3-type cytochrome c oxidase subunit II — protein MTQENQKKDKASQQNSSPYDFLHRLDKSALWVIIGVILLFSTSIIVVLIAPTYVDSTWTSPTSPYQVQMYEVEDPNLYISNASVEGSDLQYVRHLKQNYSLLAFKESNNLRLVTSQGLEKYITKVNDSTLKLTSRLLLLREPQGEAKKQAEQLLASQQSTTKIAQKEEDSSANLGKLKFQVLELYDPEMQEVFSFEPSGGILQNWVDENFTILDDSVKQPYHRDYGVIYSLNPQEFRIIEEGHGNAKRWRYDPLGRPIQQMDELKSPAMGFHSRQDLILFGEHLYAIEGCWYCHTDQTRTLIQDTVLNGSDSYPAPPSSANEYIYQKITFAGTRRIGPDISRVGVKKPSRDWHKAHFWAPKTASAGSLMPSFRHFFDANPKETGKSAIGIPNYQFEAIYQYMMTKGTRITAPNQAWWLGKDPIKTKEIIEGQRKLQ, from the coding sequence ATGACGCAGGAAAATCAAAAAAAAGATAAGGCTTCTCAGCAAAATTCCTCTCCTTATGATTTTTTGCATCGTCTTGATAAATCAGCCCTGTGGGTGATTATAGGTGTTATTCTCTTATTTTCTACCTCTATTATTGTTGTCTTAATTGCTCCAACCTATGTCGATTCAACTTGGACAAGCCCAACAAGTCCTTACCAAGTTCAAATGTATGAAGTAGAAGATCCTAACCTTTATATTAGTAATGCCTCTGTCGAAGGGAGTGATTTACAATATGTACGCCATTTAAAGCAGAATTATAGCCTGTTAGCTTTCAAAGAATCTAATAACCTGCGTTTAGTCACTTCTCAAGGATTAGAGAAATATATCACGAAAGTAAATGATTCAACGCTTAAGCTCACCTCACGTCTTTTATTGTTGAGAGAACCACAAGGTGAAGCTAAAAAACAGGCCGAGCAGCTATTAGCCTCTCAACAATCAACAACGAAAATAGCTCAAAAAGAAGAGGATTCATCGGCAAATTTGGGAAAATTGAAATTTCAAGTTTTGGAGTTATATGACCCCGAAATGCAAGAAGTGTTTTCTTTCGAACCTTCAGGGGGAATTTTGCAAAATTGGGTCGATGAAAATTTCACAATTTTAGATGATAGTGTCAAACAGCCTTATCATCGAGATTATGGGGTCATTTATTCACTTAATCCTCAAGAATTTCGCATTATTGAAGAAGGCCATGGCAATGCAAAAAGATGGCGATATGATCCGTTGGGTAGGCCTATTCAACAGATGGATGAATTAAAAAGCCCTGCGATGGGTTTTCACTCAAGGCAAGATCTCATTCTTTTTGGTGAACATTTGTATGCAATTGAAGGCTGCTGGTATTGCCATACCGACCAAACGCGCACACTAATTCAGGATACCGTTTTAAATGGATCAGACTCCTATCCAGCTCCTCCCTCTTCTGCAAATGAGTATATTTATCAAAAAATTACTTTTGCTGGAACAAGACGGATTGGACCTGATATTTCTCGCGTAGGAGTAAAAAAACCTAGTCGTGATTGGCATAAAGCTCATTTTTGGGCACCTAAAACGGCAAGTGCGGGATCTCTGATGCCTTCTTTTCGACATTTTTTTGATGCTAATCCAAAGGAAACCGGAAAAAGTGCAATTGGTATTCCTAATTATCAATTTGAAGCAATTTATCAATATATGATGACCAAAGGAACTCGCATTACGGCTCCTAATCAGGCTTGGTGGTTGGGAAAAGATCCTATTAAAACAAAAGAAATTATTGAAGGCCAGCGTAAACTCCAATGA
- the hemF gene encoding oxygen-dependent coproporphyrinogen oxidase, with amino-acid sequence MVFPHPSRLELIDFLKSLREKIITSFEQIEKTHHFERKSWAHHEEGGGEIAVLRGNIFEKAAVNWSGVGGTRFPLGEAEGPFFATGVSLITHMSNPHVPTSHFNIRFIETKDRYWFGGGYDLTPMGFPYLEDTTHFHTIAEQALLPFGSHLYPQFSQQAKEYFYIPHRQKERGVGGIFFDHYNTGDFEKDKQLWESVGHSFIQAIMPIYQRRISQPFNQEEREIQLKHRAHYAEFNLVYDRGTRFGFQSGGNTEAILCSMPPLAKW; translated from the coding sequence ATGGTTTTTCCCCACCCTTCCCGTTTAGAACTCATTGATTTTTTAAAATCTTTGCGTGAAAAAATAATCACTTCTTTTGAACAGATAGAAAAAACCCATCACTTTGAACGTAAAAGTTGGGCACATCATGAAGAAGGTGGAGGAGAAATTGCCGTTTTAAGAGGAAATATTTTTGAGAAAGCGGCTGTTAATTGGTCTGGAGTTGGAGGTACTCGTTTTCCTTTAGGCGAAGCAGAGGGACCTTTTTTTGCGACAGGAGTAAGCTTAATTACCCATATGAGCAATCCTCATGTACCTACCTCGCATTTTAATATTCGATTTATTGAGACAAAAGATCGTTATTGGTTTGGAGGGGGTTACGATTTGACTCCTATGGGATTTCCTTATTTAGAAGATACAACTCATTTTCACACTATTGCAGAGCAAGCCTTACTTCCTTTTGGTTCTCACTTATATCCTCAATTTTCTCAGCAAGCTAAAGAGTATTTTTATATTCCTCATCGCCAAAAAGAACGTGGGGTGGGAGGAATTTTTTTTGATCATTACAACACCGGAGATTTTGAAAAAGACAAACAATTATGGGAATCGGTTGGCCATTCATTTATTCAAGCGATTATGCCTATTTATCAGCGTCGAATCTCACAACCGTTCAATCAAGAAGAACGAGAGATTCAATTGAAGCATAGAGCTCACTATGCAGAATTTAACTTAGTTTATGATCGAGGAACGAGATTTGGATTTCAGTCAGGAGGAAATACTGAAGCAATTCTTTGTTCAATGCCCCCATTAGCAAAATGGTAA
- a CDS encoding cbb3-type cytochrome oxidase assembly protein — protein MLFWTIMSSIAASLTGLAVYIYYSRKGQFDDSESIKYQIFHEEDPDH, from the coding sequence ATGCTTTTTTGGACAATTATGAGCTCAATTGCAGCTTCTTTAACAGGATTAGCTGTTTACATTTACTATTCGAGAAAAGGACAATTTGATGACTCTGAGTCGATCAAATATCAGATATTTCATGAGGAGGACCCTGATCATTAA
- a CDS encoding class I SAM-dependent methyltransferase codes for MSIDLDSLLKEILDRQELVMGTLSSPFVKEKQKMMLRPLLIKGQIAYQLTTQLEDKAAHQNYFTQEALKYLREMIPHFRQTFLYTASADYHILVSKKKHLTILKKPPTKSSLSLSHNRSKNYLLEEGVPISFLIELGIMNQQGKIYPQKQDKFRQINRFLEMVNDIICHFNPSLPIHIVDFGCGKAYLTFSLFYFLKVCKGYFVQMHGVDLKKDVIEFCNQLAHKLGYAEHLKFNVGDVNHFNIHQPVDFVISLHACDTATDAALEKAVRWGAKVILSVPCCQHELFRQVKNEALDPLLKHGILKERFAALATDAARVQLLEALGYQTQIIEFIDVEHTPKNLLIRAIKQTYSTQSQQVLEKYRIFKEMLNIIPSLEQRFQKELFGETSG; via the coding sequence ATGTCTATTGACTTAGATTCTCTTTTAAAAGAAATTTTAGATCGGCAAGAATTAGTAATGGGAACTTTGAGTTCCCCTTTCGTAAAAGAAAAACAAAAAATGATGTTGCGTCCTTTACTAATTAAAGGGCAAATTGCTTATCAATTGACTACACAATTAGAAGATAAAGCGGCGCACCAAAATTATTTTACACAAGAAGCTCTTAAATATTTAAGAGAAATGATTCCTCATTTTAGACAAACTTTTTTGTACACAGCATCTGCAGATTACCATATCTTGGTTAGTAAAAAAAAGCATTTAACGATACTTAAAAAACCACCGACTAAATCGTCTCTTTCCCTATCTCATAATCGCTCCAAAAACTATCTTTTAGAAGAAGGAGTTCCTATTTCTTTTCTTATTGAATTAGGAATTATGAATCAGCAAGGAAAAATTTATCCACAAAAGCAAGATAAATTTCGGCAAATTAACCGCTTTTTAGAAATGGTCAATGATATAATTTGTCATTTTAATCCCTCTTTACCCATCCATATTGTAGATTTTGGTTGTGGAAAAGCCTATTTAACATTTTCTCTTTTTTACTTTTTAAAAGTATGCAAAGGATACTTCGTTCAAATGCATGGGGTCGACCTTAAAAAAGATGTGATTGAATTTTGTAATCAACTTGCTCACAAATTGGGATATGCCGAGCATTTAAAGTTTAATGTCGGAGATGTCAATCATTTCAATATTCACCAACCAGTGGATTTTGTCATTTCGTTACATGCTTGCGATACTGCCACTGATGCCGCTCTAGAAAAAGCAGTGCGATGGGGTGCTAAAGTCATTTTGAGCGTTCCATGTTGTCAGCATGAGCTGTTTCGACAAGTGAAAAATGAGGCACTTGACCCTCTTCTAAAACATGGAATTTTAAAAGAGCGTTTTGCCGCATTAGCTACAGATGCTGCTCGTGTGCAATTGCTAGAGGCTTTAGGTTATCAAACGCAAATTATAGAGTTTATCGATGTAGAGCATACTCCCAAAAACTTACTCATTCGAGCAATTAAGCAAACTTATTCCACCCAATCCCAACAAGTCCTGGAAAAATACCGAATTTTTAAAGAGATGTTAAATATTATCCCTTCTTTAGAACAGCGTTTCCAAAAAGAGTTATTTGGCGAAACTAGTGGGTAA
- a CDS encoding cbb3-type cytochrome c oxidase subunit I gives MVTYDDRPAKLFLYPSIIFMIIGMIIGVFIAFNGFIFPDYFAGEYIHFGRVRPVHVGTVTLLWLLSVDIGLMYYFIPRLCGISIWSSKLAFWGAALWWLSLTLGVNSFPWGTNFGWEYAELPDWVSWIPVKYLFVLGWIFIVINFFMTIANRRFEKLYVSLWYSMGTLIWTTFVVFVGSIAINWLPEGMSRVNASWFYVHNLVGLIYTPMGLATAYYFLPKIAGTPIYSHRLSMIGFWSIAFIYAWIGTHHIIHGPVSQWLQTTSIIFSIWMFIPVWTVVFNLFATLQKDWLKYLESAPIRFLMMGNIFYFITCAQGSLQALRNVNEITSKTDWVIGHSHISLYGTFTFFAIAGIYQAIPTIVKKPLWSTKLADWHFALNLWGSLLFLFSLWLGGFLQGLMWANWAEGSSYAEFHDNLTRIPFIQTMADMRDWWILRGLGGIIILIGNILFAINIFNTIVLEKPREVRLAA, from the coding sequence ATGGTTACATATGACGATAGACCAGCTAAATTGTTCTTATATCCCTCCATCATATTTATGATTATTGGAATGATCATTGGTGTTTTTATTGCTTTCAACGGTTTTATTTTTCCTGATTATTTTGCTGGTGAGTATATTCATTTTGGTCGTGTCAGACCTGTACACGTAGGGACTGTCACATTGTTGTGGTTACTATCCGTGGATATAGGGTTAATGTATTATTTTATTCCTCGTCTTTGTGGCATTTCTATATGGAGCTCTAAACTTGCTTTTTGGGGAGCTGCTCTGTGGTGGCTTTCATTGACATTAGGAGTCAATTCATTTCCTTGGGGAACAAATTTTGGTTGGGAATATGCTGAACTGCCCGATTGGGTCTCTTGGATTCCCGTTAAATATTTATTTGTGTTAGGGTGGATTTTTATCGTCATTAATTTTTTTATGACAATAGCAAATAGACGTTTTGAAAAATTATATGTTTCTCTTTGGTACAGCATGGGGACATTGATTTGGACAACATTTGTTGTATTTGTGGGAAGTATTGCTATTAATTGGCTACCTGAAGGTATGTCAAGAGTTAATGCTAGTTGGTTTTATGTTCATAACCTTGTTGGATTAATTTATACTCCAATGGGATTAGCCACAGCTTATTATTTTCTTCCTAAAATAGCGGGTACACCCATATATAGCCACCGCCTATCAATGATAGGATTTTGGTCTATTGCTTTTATTTATGCTTGGATTGGCACGCATCATATTATTCACGGGCCCGTTTCTCAATGGCTTCAAACAACTTCCATCATATTTTCAATTTGGATGTTTATTCCAGTATGGACAGTGGTATTTAACTTATTTGCCACCTTGCAAAAAGATTGGCTAAAGTATTTAGAAAGCGCCCCCATTAGATTTTTAATGATGGGTAATATTTTTTATTTCATTACGTGTGCTCAAGGCTCTTTGCAAGCTTTGCGAAATGTCAATGAAATTACCTCAAAAACAGATTGGGTTATTGGACATTCTCATATTTCACTGTATGGTACTTTTACATTTTTTGCGATAGCCGGAATTTATCAAGCTATTCCAACAATAGTGAAAAAACCATTATGGTCTACAAAGCTTGCTGATTGGCATTTTGCCTTAAATTTATGGGGAAGTTTATTATTTTTATTTTCTCTATGGCTAGGTGGTTTTTTGCAGGGATTGATGTGGGCTAACTGGGCAGAGGGATCTTCTTATGCAGAATTTCATGATAATTTGACTCGCATTCCCTTTATTCAAACTATGGCTGATATGCGCGACTGGTGGATTTTAAGGGGATTAGGGGGAATCATTATTTTAATCGGCAACATCTTATTTGCGATTAATATCTTTAATACAATTGTTTTAGAAAAACCTCGAGAAGTGAGATTGGCGGCATGA